The following proteins are encoded in a genomic region of Ictalurus punctatus breed USDA103 chromosome 15, Coco_2.0, whole genome shotgun sequence:
- the LOC108275600 gene encoding protein-glutamine gamma-glutamyltransferase K isoform X1 — translation MNLECICELYYISSIPHMSLFYFVFIRMSARSSSVGRFPIATSNDDFVKPPLSTYGQLSVRSIDLLKSKSGQNRLEHHTDRYQSDNLIIRRGQSFQMWIELSQAFDPKSDKLTLEFKLGLLPALSKDTLVTVPVVDKLENNSWEAKIIEQKDTGIKLSVNTSPTAPIGRYELSVKTWTPKGSNTYLRKPENDIYLLFNPWCEDDSVFMDKEDERNEYVLNDLGTLYLGSVSQISSRTWIFGQFADEILAACLFILEKSQASASGWGDPVNIVRLVSAMVNSPDDQGVVEGNWSSNYANGTSPTLWNGSVEILRQYHRTGGKPVKYGQCWVFSGVTSTVLRCLGIPTRSITNFSSAHDTDVSLTTDLYLDEKWRPIESLNNDSIWNFHVWNESWMARPDLPLGMGGWQVVDATPQETSQGTFCCGPAPVAAIRDGLVYLKYDAPFIFAEVNSDRIFWQRQADGTFTQIFSEKNVVGRYISTKAVGSDSRVDITHLYKYPEGSEAERIAVETASLYGSKPKIYSHAVVEDVKLQVAVEGEGPWVGEDAQLSFTVNNGSSTKRSIKLYCQVAIMYYTGVLKGTVKKDEIVVKLKPNEVRTLKWTVPYNLYKDKLVDQAALMLTVTGRVSETKQVLATRFNFRLRTPDIILTPAGHAVVGREMETKITFKNPLACVLTKVTFQIEGLGLLNAKNILYGDVGSLATITLTVKFTPTLSGLRKLLVSLDCQQLTHVHGVADILVKEK, via the exons ATGAATTTAGAATGCATCTGtgaattatattacatttcctCTATTCCACACATGAGTTTGTTTTACTTTGTCTTCATTAGAATGTCTGCAAGATCCAGCAGTGTTGGCCGCTTCCCCATTGCCACAAGTAATGATGACTTCGTAAAGCCACCACTGTCTACAT atggtCAGTTATCAGTGCGCTCTATAGACCTCCTCAAGTCCAAATCAGGCCAAAACCGCCTGGAGCATCACACAGACCGTTACCAAAGTGATAACCTCATCATCCGTCGAGGGCAGAGCTTTCAGATGTGGATCGAGCTCTCACAAGCTTTTGACCCCAAATCTGACAAACTAACCCTTGAGTTCAAGCTAG GCCTTCTTCCAGCGTTATCAAAAGACACCCTAGTGACTGTTCCTGTAGTCGACAAGTTAGAGAACAATAGCTGGGAGGCCAAGATTATCGAACAGAAAGACACCGGGATAAAACTGTCCGTCAACACCTCTCCGACTGCTCCCATTGGTCGTTATGAGCTCAGTGTGAAAACATGGACCCCAAAAGGAAGTAACACATATCTTCGCAAGCCTGAAAATGATATTTACCTGCTATTTAACCCCTGGTGTGAAG ATGACTCGGTGTTTATGGATAAAGAGGACGAGAGGAACGAGTATGTCCTGAACGATTTGGGAACACTCTACCTTGGAAGTGTCAGTCAGATTTCATCCAGAACCTGGATTTTTGGACAG TTTGCTGATGAGATTCTCGCAGCATGTCTGTTCATACTGGAGAAGAGTCAAGCAAGTGCTTCAGGTTGGGGAGATCCCGTTAATATTGTCAGACTTGTGTCAGCCATG GTCAACTCTCCTGATGACCAAGGTGTGGTGGAAGGGAACTGGTCGAGTAACTATGCGAACGGGACGTCGCCAACGTTGTGGAACGGCAGTGTGGAAATTCTGAGGCAGTACCACAGAACTGGAGGAAAGCCTGTTAAATACGGCCAGTGCTGGGTCTTTTCAGGGGTCACCAGCACGG TTCTCAGGTGTTTAGGCATTCCCACCCGCAGTATCACAAACTTCAGCTCTGCCCACGACACTGACGTTTCCTTGACGACCGATTTGTATCTTGATGAGAAATGGAGGCCCATTGAAAGCCTCAATAATGACTCAATTTG GAATTTTCACGTGTGGAATGAGTCCTGGATGGCCCGGCCTGATCTACCATTAGGCATGGGGGGTTGGCAGGTGGTGGATGCCACACCTCAAGAGACAAGTCAGGGCACGTTCTGCTGTGGTCCTGCTCCTGTGGCAGCCATCCGTGATGGACTGGTCTATCTCAAATACGATGCTCCCTTTATCTTTGCTGAG gtgaATAGTGACAGGATCTTCTGGCAGAGACAAGCTGATGGCACCTTCACTCAGATCTTCTCTGAGAAGAACGTTGTGGGCCGCTACATCAGCACCAAGGCAGTCGGTTCTGACAGCAGAGTGGACATCACACACCTCTACAAATACCCAGAAG GATCTGAAGCCGAACGAATTGCCGTGGAAACTGCTTCCCTCTACGGCTCCAAGCCTAAAATCTACTCCCATGCTGTGGTCGAGGATGTCAAATTACAGGTCGCCGTTGAAGGGGAGGGGCCGTGGGTGGGTGAAGATGCTCAGCTGTCCTTCACCGTGAATAAtggcagttctacaaagcgcagTATCAAGCTCTACTGCCAAGTGGCGATCATGTACTATACTGGAGTGCTAAAGGGCACAGTGAAGAAGGATGAAATAGTGGTGAAGCTCAAACCCAACGAAG TCCGGACACTAAAGTGGACCGTTCCATACAACTTGTACAAGGACAAGCTGGTGGACCAGGCGGCACTGATGCTCACCGTGACTGGACGAGTCAGTGAGACCAAGCAGGTTTTGGCCACCAGATTCAACTTCCGCCTGCGCACGCCCGACATCATCCTCACT CCTGCAGGACATGCTGTggtggggagagagatggagacaaaaatcacatttaaGAATCCACTGGCATGTGTCCTGACGAAAGTCACGTTCCAAATCGAGGGCTTGGGCTTGTTGAACGCAAAAAACATCCTCTACGG TGACGTGGGCAGTCTGGCGACCATCACGCTGACGGTGAAGTTTACTCCCACTTTATCTGGTCTGCGGAAGCTTCTCGTCTCTCTGGATTGTCAGCAGCTCACACACGTTCATGGTGTTGCCGACATCCTCGTCAAGGAGAAGTGA
- the LOC108275600 gene encoding protein-glutamine gamma-glutamyltransferase K isoform X2: MSARSSSVGRFPIATSNDDFVKPPLSTYGQLSVRSIDLLKSKSGQNRLEHHTDRYQSDNLIIRRGQSFQMWIELSQAFDPKSDKLTLEFKLGLLPALSKDTLVTVPVVDKLENNSWEAKIIEQKDTGIKLSVNTSPTAPIGRYELSVKTWTPKGSNTYLRKPENDIYLLFNPWCEDDSVFMDKEDERNEYVLNDLGTLYLGSVSQISSRTWIFGQFADEILAACLFILEKSQASASGWGDPVNIVRLVSAMVNSPDDQGVVEGNWSSNYANGTSPTLWNGSVEILRQYHRTGGKPVKYGQCWVFSGVTSTVLRCLGIPTRSITNFSSAHDTDVSLTTDLYLDEKWRPIESLNNDSIWNFHVWNESWMARPDLPLGMGGWQVVDATPQETSQGTFCCGPAPVAAIRDGLVYLKYDAPFIFAEVNSDRIFWQRQADGTFTQIFSEKNVVGRYISTKAVGSDSRVDITHLYKYPEGSEAERIAVETASLYGSKPKIYSHAVVEDVKLQVAVEGEGPWVGEDAQLSFTVNNGSSTKRSIKLYCQVAIMYYTGVLKGTVKKDEIVVKLKPNEVRTLKWTVPYNLYKDKLVDQAALMLTVTGRVSETKQVLATRFNFRLRTPDIILTPAGHAVVGREMETKITFKNPLACVLTKVTFQIEGLGLLNAKNILYGDVGSLATITLTVKFTPTLSGLRKLLVSLDCQQLTHVHGVADILVKEK, translated from the exons ATGTCTGCAAGATCCAGCAGTGTTGGCCGCTTCCCCATTGCCACAAGTAATGATGACTTCGTAAAGCCACCACTGTCTACAT atggtCAGTTATCAGTGCGCTCTATAGACCTCCTCAAGTCCAAATCAGGCCAAAACCGCCTGGAGCATCACACAGACCGTTACCAAAGTGATAACCTCATCATCCGTCGAGGGCAGAGCTTTCAGATGTGGATCGAGCTCTCACAAGCTTTTGACCCCAAATCTGACAAACTAACCCTTGAGTTCAAGCTAG GCCTTCTTCCAGCGTTATCAAAAGACACCCTAGTGACTGTTCCTGTAGTCGACAAGTTAGAGAACAATAGCTGGGAGGCCAAGATTATCGAACAGAAAGACACCGGGATAAAACTGTCCGTCAACACCTCTCCGACTGCTCCCATTGGTCGTTATGAGCTCAGTGTGAAAACATGGACCCCAAAAGGAAGTAACACATATCTTCGCAAGCCTGAAAATGATATTTACCTGCTATTTAACCCCTGGTGTGAAG ATGACTCGGTGTTTATGGATAAAGAGGACGAGAGGAACGAGTATGTCCTGAACGATTTGGGAACACTCTACCTTGGAAGTGTCAGTCAGATTTCATCCAGAACCTGGATTTTTGGACAG TTTGCTGATGAGATTCTCGCAGCATGTCTGTTCATACTGGAGAAGAGTCAAGCAAGTGCTTCAGGTTGGGGAGATCCCGTTAATATTGTCAGACTTGTGTCAGCCATG GTCAACTCTCCTGATGACCAAGGTGTGGTGGAAGGGAACTGGTCGAGTAACTATGCGAACGGGACGTCGCCAACGTTGTGGAACGGCAGTGTGGAAATTCTGAGGCAGTACCACAGAACTGGAGGAAAGCCTGTTAAATACGGCCAGTGCTGGGTCTTTTCAGGGGTCACCAGCACGG TTCTCAGGTGTTTAGGCATTCCCACCCGCAGTATCACAAACTTCAGCTCTGCCCACGACACTGACGTTTCCTTGACGACCGATTTGTATCTTGATGAGAAATGGAGGCCCATTGAAAGCCTCAATAATGACTCAATTTG GAATTTTCACGTGTGGAATGAGTCCTGGATGGCCCGGCCTGATCTACCATTAGGCATGGGGGGTTGGCAGGTGGTGGATGCCACACCTCAAGAGACAAGTCAGGGCACGTTCTGCTGTGGTCCTGCTCCTGTGGCAGCCATCCGTGATGGACTGGTCTATCTCAAATACGATGCTCCCTTTATCTTTGCTGAG gtgaATAGTGACAGGATCTTCTGGCAGAGACAAGCTGATGGCACCTTCACTCAGATCTTCTCTGAGAAGAACGTTGTGGGCCGCTACATCAGCACCAAGGCAGTCGGTTCTGACAGCAGAGTGGACATCACACACCTCTACAAATACCCAGAAG GATCTGAAGCCGAACGAATTGCCGTGGAAACTGCTTCCCTCTACGGCTCCAAGCCTAAAATCTACTCCCATGCTGTGGTCGAGGATGTCAAATTACAGGTCGCCGTTGAAGGGGAGGGGCCGTGGGTGGGTGAAGATGCTCAGCTGTCCTTCACCGTGAATAAtggcagttctacaaagcgcagTATCAAGCTCTACTGCCAAGTGGCGATCATGTACTATACTGGAGTGCTAAAGGGCACAGTGAAGAAGGATGAAATAGTGGTGAAGCTCAAACCCAACGAAG TCCGGACACTAAAGTGGACCGTTCCATACAACTTGTACAAGGACAAGCTGGTGGACCAGGCGGCACTGATGCTCACCGTGACTGGACGAGTCAGTGAGACCAAGCAGGTTTTGGCCACCAGATTCAACTTCCGCCTGCGCACGCCCGACATCATCCTCACT CCTGCAGGACATGCTGTggtggggagagagatggagacaaaaatcacatttaaGAATCCACTGGCATGTGTCCTGACGAAAGTCACGTTCCAAATCGAGGGCTTGGGCTTGTTGAACGCAAAAAACATCCTCTACGG TGACGTGGGCAGTCTGGCGACCATCACGCTGACGGTGAAGTTTACTCCCACTTTATCTGGTCTGCGGAAGCTTCTCGTCTCTCTGGATTGTCAGCAGCTCACACACGTTCATGGTGTTGCCGACATCCTCGTCAAGGAGAAGTGA